The Mucilaginibacter yixingensis genome window below encodes:
- a CDS encoding transglutaminase family protein: MPEFKIQHITKYTYDGPVRDSANQIILFPMQDDFQEVLKQDVSITGEPPVDIYTDYYGNKVGSFTYRDQHTELVINSQLWVSTKHRPLPVNDIFPAQQWADYERLRYTVPYIDFLKQEYFDGLPELEQIVQAERQAHDTPYQAALRFCQYVYDNFTYIKGVTSVESTLDDIWKLKAGVCQDFAHILMEMLRLIGIPARYVSGYICPNRNGMRGEGATHAWAEAYIPDYGWLGIDPTNNCVANETHVRLAVGRNFSDCSPVKGVYKGAHGHKLEVAVSVGYDKEMPTAPNAEHHEITFEEPVIKPASDFSRNSYQRHLEMMQQQQQQ, from the coding sequence ATGCCTGAGTTTAAGATACAACATATTACCAAATATACCTACGATGGACCGGTGCGCGACAGCGCCAACCAGATCATCCTCTTCCCCATGCAGGATGATTTTCAGGAGGTACTGAAGCAGGACGTCAGCATTACCGGCGAGCCACCCGTTGATATTTATACCGACTATTACGGCAACAAAGTAGGCAGCTTTACCTACCGCGATCAGCATACCGAGCTGGTGATTAACTCCCAACTCTGGGTAAGCACCAAACATCGCCCGCTGCCGGTAAACGATATATTCCCGGCGCAACAGTGGGCTGATTACGAACGCTTGCGTTATACAGTACCCTACATTGACTTTCTGAAGCAGGAGTACTTTGACGGACTGCCCGAGCTGGAACAAATTGTACAAGCCGAACGCCAGGCCCATGATACACCCTACCAGGCGGCACTACGCTTTTGCCAATATGTGTATGACAACTTTACCTATATAAAAGGCGTTACCAGCGTAGAGAGTACGTTAGACGATATCTGGAAACTCAAAGCCGGCGTTTGCCAGGATTTTGCCCACATACTGATGGAGATGCTGCGTTTAATAGGCATCCCTGCCCGCTACGTAAGCGGCTATATATGCCCCAACCGTAACGGTATGCGCGGCGAAGGTGCCACCCACGCCTGGGCCGAAGCCTACATCCCTGATTATGGCTGGCTGGGCATAGACCCAACTAACAACTGTGTGGCTAACGAAACGCATGTTCGCCTGGCGGTCGGTCGCAATTTCTCTGATTGTTCTCCTGTTAAAGGTGTGTATAAAGGCGCACATGGGCACAAACTGGAGGTAGCGGTATCTGTGGGATACGACAAGGAAATGCCGACTGCGCCTAACGCCGAGCACCATGAAATAACGTTTGAAGAACCGGTCATCAAACCGGCCAGCGATTTTTCGCGCAACAGCTATCAGCGCCATCTGGAGATGATGCAGCAGCAACAGCAGCAGTAA
- a CDS encoding alpha-E domain-containing protein: MLSRVAASLYWLSRYVERSDGLLRMLKINYASSQDTVHEFTWDPVIRLFGNPNDEEVATLNNDSRAVLKYMISSKENRNSVLNIITQARENARGVQEHITKDLWQCLNEYYHTVKDAKMDRLLQREDPIGTLDILIKQVMLYYGTAEITMERGEGRSFMNLGKYLERGIQSVDLLDMKFGSINDNPDLLTDTTYWKHLLLSIGGHELYLKTYRSGFEAPNVLEQVVLNNDFPRSVLYAVNHIQRYFDRLKNDAEQEGYRKMAFQIGRLQSRIKYSSVSSISQEGLHLYLTQIRNELYGIGNALNENYFAHS, from the coding sequence ATGTTAAGCAGAGTAGCAGCAAGTTTATATTGGTTAAGCCGTTATGTGGAGCGCAGCGACGGGCTTTTGCGGATGCTAAAAATCAACTACGCATCATCGCAGGATACGGTGCATGAGTTTACATGGGACCCGGTGATCCGCCTGTTCGGTAATCCTAATGACGAGGAAGTGGCCACGCTGAATAATGACAGTCGCGCGGTGCTCAAGTATATGATCTCTTCCAAAGAGAATCGGAACTCGGTACTCAACATTATTACCCAGGCGCGGGAGAATGCCCGTGGTGTACAGGAACACATTACCAAAGACCTTTGGCAGTGCCTTAACGAGTATTACCACACCGTGAAAGATGCCAAAATGGATCGGCTGTTGCAGCGCGAAGACCCCATTGGTACGCTGGATATTTTGATCAAGCAGGTGATGCTCTATTATGGCACGGCGGAGATTACCATGGAGCGCGGCGAAGGCCGCAGCTTTATGAACCTGGGCAAATACCTGGAGCGCGGCATCCAGTCGGTAGACTTGCTGGATATGAAATTTGGTTCTATTAATGACAACCCTGATTTGCTGACCGATACCACCTATTGGAAACACTTGCTGCTCTCCATCGGTGGCCATGAGCTTTACCTGAAAACCTATCGCTCGGGCTTTGAGGCACCCAATGTACTGGAACAGGTAGTACTGAACAATGATTTCCCACGCTCGGTGCTGTATGCCGTTAATCACATCCAACGGTATTTTGACCGGTTGAAGAACGATGCAGAGCAAGAGGGCTACCGCAAAATGGCGTTCCAGATAGGCCGGTTGCAGAGCCGAATTAAGTATAGTTCGGTAAGCAGTATTAGCCAGGAGGGCTTGCACCTGTACCTCACCCAGATCAGGAACGAATTGTACGGCATTGGCAATGCGCTGAACGAGAATTACTTTGCCCATTCATAA
- a CDS encoding circularly permuted type 2 ATP-grasp protein has protein sequence MQESGYFNKYNPINGVWDEMFGSDSSIRNHYCNVIGYLSKESPDDLNKKEELAKRLFMSQGITFTVYNSGEGIEKIFPFDIIPRIITGEEWAFVEKGIKQRLTALNLFLKDVYHNQFIIKDGIVPIAIIYSCPHFLREMYQLQVPYDIYVHIAGIDLIRDNEGTFYVLEDNLRTPSGVSYMLENREITKRLFPDLLPQCNVRSVTEYPSILYKNLMALSPRPTSNPTIVLLSPGIYNSAYFEHTTLARLMGVELVEGRDLVVDNHKVYMKTTNGLQQVDVIYRRVDDEFLDPLVFNPSSVLGVAGIMGAYRKGNVAIVNAPGNGVADDKAIYIYVPEMIRYYLNEEPILKNVPTYQLRNQDEKEYVFENINKLVVKKTNESGGYGMLMGHAASEKEIEEYKTQILKAPRNFIAQPTISLSAAPCYIQGELAPRRIDLRPYALCGPSGIEIVPGGLTRVALKEGSLVVNSSQGGGSKDTWVLA, from the coding sequence ATGCAAGAATCAGGCTATTTTAACAAATACAACCCCATAAATGGTGTATGGGACGAGATGTTTGGCTCAGATTCAAGCATTCGCAATCATTATTGTAACGTTATTGGCTATCTATCCAAAGAATCGCCCGATGATCTGAATAAAAAAGAAGAACTGGCCAAACGCCTGTTCATGAGTCAGGGCATCACCTTCACCGTTTACAATAGCGGCGAGGGTATTGAGAAGATTTTTCCGTTTGATATCATTCCCCGCATCATCACCGGCGAGGAATGGGCTTTTGTAGAAAAAGGCATCAAGCAGCGCTTAACCGCTCTGAACCTTTTTCTGAAAGATGTTTACCATAATCAATTTATTATAAAAGACGGCATCGTCCCTATCGCTATCATTTACTCGTGCCCGCACTTCCTGCGCGAGATGTATCAGCTGCAGGTGCCTTATGATATTTACGTACACATTGCCGGTATTGACCTGATACGCGATAACGAGGGCACTTTTTATGTACTGGAAGATAACCTGCGTACCCCATCGGGCGTGAGTTATATGCTGGAGAACCGCGAGATCACCAAGCGCCTCTTCCCCGATCTGCTGCCACAATGTAATGTGCGCAGCGTGACCGAGTACCCGTCCATCCTATATAAAAACCTGATGGCACTCTCGCCGCGGCCAACCAGCAACCCAACCATTGTGTTGCTTAGTCCGGGCATCTATAATTCAGCCTACTTTGAGCATACCACCCTGGCCCGCCTGATGGGCGTGGAACTGGTAGAAGGCCGCGACCTGGTGGTAGACAACCACAAGGTTTACATGAAAACCACCAACGGCCTGCAACAGGTAGATGTAATTTACCGCCGAGTAGACGATGAATTTTTGGATCCACTGGTATTTAACCCTTCCAGCGTTTTGGGCGTGGCCGGTATTATGGGCGCCTACCGCAAGGGCAATGTGGCTATTGTAAACGCCCCGGGCAACGGTGTGGCTGATGATAAGGCTATCTACATCTACGTGCCCGAGATGATTCGCTATTACCTGAACGAGGAACCTATCCTTAAAAACGTACCCACCTACCAGCTGCGCAACCAGGACGAGAAAGAGTATGTGTTTGAGAACATCAACAAACTGGTGGTCAAAAAAACCAACGAGAGCGGCGGCTATGGCATGCTGATGGGCCATGCGGCATCAGAAAAAGAGATTGAAGAATACAAGACACAGATCCTGAAGGCGCCGCGCAATTTCATCGCGCAGCCCACCATCAGCCTGTCGGCAGCGCCTTGCTACATACAGGGAGAATTGGCTCCACGCCGGATTGACCTGCGCCCTTATGCCTTATGTGGCCCCAGCGGTATAGAGATCGTCCCCGGTGGATTAACCAGGGTGGCGTTGAAAGAAGGCTCGCTGGTGGTGAATAGCTCGCAGGGTGGCGGCAGTAAGGATACGTGGGTGTTAGCGTAA
- the cysS gene encoding cysteine--tRNA ligase, translating to MKQNLFVYNTLTRTKEEFKPLNAPHVGMYVCGPTVYSDAHMGNARTYISFDLIFRYLTHLGYKVRYVRNITDAGHLEGDADEGEDKIAKKAKLEQLEPMEIVQRYTVGFHEVMRQLNTLPPSIEPTATGHVIEQIELVKEIIKQGYAYEVDGSIYFDVEKFNAGNNYGILSGRNLDDLLTNTRALGGQDEKKGRLDFALWIKAKPEHLMKWPSPWGLGFPGWHLECSAMSQKYLGNQFDIHGGGMDLIPTHHTNEIAQSVACCGENPAVYWVHTNMLTVNGQKMSKSLGNSFLPHELFSGDNKILNKGYSPMTVRFFMMQAHYRSTLDFGNEAMEASEKGFKRLMNSLGLLNGLKASATSDVNIAELSDRCYGAMNDDFNSPILIAELFEASRIINSVHDNKLKIDQANLDALKTLIQVFVYDVLGLQDETAANDDLPHVMDMIITLRNEAKKSSDYATSDKIRDGLQKLGFQLKDGKEGTTWNKI from the coding sequence ATGAAACAAAATCTATTTGTTTACAATACTTTAACCCGTACTAAAGAAGAATTTAAACCGCTAAATGCGCCGCATGTGGGCATGTACGTTTGCGGACCAACCGTTTACAGCGATGCGCACATGGGCAATGCCCGCACTTATATTTCTTTCGATCTGATTTTCCGTTACCTCACCCACCTTGGCTACAAGGTGCGCTACGTGCGTAATATTACCGATGCCGGTCACCTGGAAGGTGATGCAGACGAGGGCGAAGACAAAATTGCAAAAAAAGCCAAGTTGGAACAGCTGGAGCCAATGGAGATTGTGCAACGCTACACCGTTGGTTTCCATGAAGTAATGCGCCAGCTGAATACCCTGCCACCCAGCATTGAGCCAACAGCTACCGGTCACGTTATAGAGCAGATTGAACTGGTAAAAGAGATCATAAAACAAGGCTATGCTTACGAGGTAGATGGTAGCATTTATTTCGATGTAGAGAAATTTAATGCCGGCAACAACTACGGCATTTTGAGCGGCCGTAACCTGGATGACTTGCTTACCAACACCCGCGCACTTGGTGGACAGGATGAGAAAAAAGGTCGCCTGGATTTTGCACTGTGGATTAAAGCCAAACCAGAGCACCTGATGAAATGGCCATCGCCATGGGGACTGGGTTTCCCTGGCTGGCACCTGGAGTGTTCTGCCATGAGCCAGAAATACCTGGGCAACCAGTTTGATATTCACGGCGGTGGTATGGACCTGATCCCTACTCACCACACCAATGAGATTGCCCAAAGCGTGGCCTGCTGTGGCGAAAACCCGGCCGTTTACTGGGTGCACACCAACATGCTGACGGTGAACGGGCAGAAAATGTCAAAATCACTGGGCAACAGCTTCCTGCCGCATGAGTTATTCAGCGGCGATAACAAGATCCTGAACAAGGGCTACAGCCCGATGACCGTACGTTTCTTTATGATGCAGGCGCACTATCGCAGCACGCTTGATTTTGGTAACGAAGCCATGGAGGCATCAGAAAAAGGCTTTAAGCGATTAATGAACTCTCTGGGTTTGTTAAACGGCTTAAAAGCATCAGCCACCAGTGATGTAAATATTGCCGAACTATCTGACAGATGCTACGGCGCCATGAACGACGATTTTAACAGCCCGATACTGATTGCCGAACTATTTGAAGCATCGCGCATTATCAATTCGGTGCATGATAACAAGTTGAAGATTGATCAGGCTAACCTTGATGCGCTCAAAACGCTGATACAGGTTTTTGTATATGACGTACTGGGCCTGCAAGATGAAACAGCGGCCAACGATGACCTGCCACATGTGATGGATATGATCATCACCCTACGTAATGAAGCCAAAAAGAGCAGTGATTACGCCACGTCTGACAAAATTCGAGATGGTTTACAGAAACTGGGCTTTCAGCTGAAAGACGGTAAAGAAGGAACCACCTGGAATAAAATATAA
- a CDS encoding endonuclease/exonuclease/phosphatase family protein — protein MIVKKRLTFFDKLILALNCAAVVAMLLSYLAPVADPRKYWPIAFFGLAYPFILIATLIFIPYWWMRKRTRWALLSVITILIGWGILNNNIGLRFPSKLTLRDSNTIRVMNYNVHGFRKPGLEDYKVVTRHDAFQLIAHEKPTIFCSEEFYSRRRGRFATVDSIKKILGADYAYFATFPADRKEGVGMGIISVYPIINTGVIKLTGDYDINQCIWADMKKGTQTFRVYAVHLQSIHLEFEDYDYIKDVSRGKTDMQNSRRIGSKLKHAFEERARQVMLVRESMDACPYPFLIAGDFNDTPSSFAVNQMAKGLKNAFREKGSGLGRTYNGNFPNYQIDYIMASKQFDVLTYGVIRKKLSDHYPVYSDLVLRP, from the coding sequence ATGATCGTTAAAAAAAGACTCACATTTTTTGACAAACTAATACTGGCTCTTAATTGCGCGGCGGTTGTGGCTATGCTGCTTAGCTACCTGGCCCCTGTTGCAGATCCGCGTAAATACTGGCCCATTGCTTTCTTCGGCCTGGCATATCCGTTTATACTTATTGCAACCCTTATTTTTATCCCCTACTGGTGGATGCGCAAACGTACACGCTGGGCTCTATTATCTGTAATCACTATATTAATTGGCTGGGGGATACTAAATAATAATATCGGCCTGCGGTTTCCGTCAAAACTTACCTTGAGAGATAGCAACACCATCAGGGTGATGAACTACAACGTACATGGCTTCCGCAAACCTGGTTTAGAAGACTACAAAGTGGTTACCCGGCATGACGCTTTTCAGCTCATTGCTCATGAAAAGCCGACTATCTTTTGTTCCGAAGAGTTTTACTCGCGCCGAAGAGGCCGCTTTGCCACGGTAGATTCTATCAAAAAAATATTGGGTGCCGACTACGCTTATTTTGCCACCTTTCCGGCCGACAGGAAAGAGGGTGTAGGCATGGGCATCATTTCTGTCTACCCCATCATTAACACCGGCGTCATCAAACTCACCGGCGATTATGATATCAACCAATGTATCTGGGCCGATATGAAAAAGGGCACGCAGACCTTCCGTGTTTATGCCGTGCACCTGCAATCAATCCACCTGGAGTTTGAGGATTATGACTACATTAAGGACGTTTCTCGTGGCAAAACCGATATGCAGAACTCGCGCCGCATCGGCTCAAAACTCAAGCATGCCTTTGAAGAACGCGCCCGCCAGGTAATGCTCGTACGCGAGAGTATGGATGCTTGCCCATACCCCTTCCTTATTGCCGGTGATTTTAATGATACACCATCATCCTTTGCCGTTAACCAAATGGCCAAGGGATTAAAAAACGCCTTCCGCGAGAAGGGATCAGGCTTGGGTCGTACCTACAATGGCAATTTCCCCAATTACCAGATTGATTACATTATGGCCAGCAAACAATTTGACGTGCTGACGTACGGGGTGATCCGCAAAAAGCTGTCGGACCATTACCCGGTGTATAGTGATTTGGTGTTACGTCCGTAA
- a CDS encoding rhomboid family intramembrane serine protease — protein MNNLWQDIRIKMLRSGSKIGLLIGINVFVFLFINIAGTLENWFFKSDNIQELAFAYLRMPANLSNLATHFWTPITYMFMHDGVLHILFNMLWLYWMGQIFEEFIGNRHTVMLYILGGLAGAIFFVGSYNLIPYFVSMNNGGAAIVGASAGVMAILVGTATLLPDYTLYLMFIGPVKLKWLAVFYVLLDFILSVGANAGGEMAHLGGALIGYIYIKQLQRGNDWSKPFHNLFKSKSKLKVVSKGGSGDAQRGTPRQDEVDRILDKISQSGFESLSKQEKDTLARASRSNDR, from the coding sequence ATGAATAACCTCTGGCAAGATATTCGAATTAAGATGCTGCGCTCGGGCAGTAAGATTGGGCTGCTCATTGGCATCAATGTGTTTGTGTTTTTGTTTATTAACATTGCAGGCACGCTTGAGAACTGGTTTTTCAAGAGCGATAATATCCAGGAGCTAGCCTTTGCCTATCTGCGCATGCCGGCCAATCTCTCTAATCTGGCCACTCACTTCTGGACGCCCATTACCTACATGTTTATGCATGATGGTGTGCTGCACATCCTCTTTAACATGTTGTGGTTGTATTGGATGGGGCAGATTTTTGAAGAGTTTATTGGCAACCGCCACACCGTAATGCTCTACATTTTGGGCGGGTTAGCCGGCGCCATCTTCTTTGTAGGCTCCTATAACCTGATACCGTATTTTGTGAGCATGAATAATGGCGGTGCTGCCATTGTTGGCGCTTCTGCTGGTGTAATGGCTATTCTGGTTGGTACCGCCACGTTATTGCCAGATTATACGCTTTACCTGATGTTTATCGGTCCGGTAAAGTTGAAATGGCTGGCTGTTTTTTATGTACTGCTTGATTTCATACTGTCGGTTGGCGCTAATGCCGGCGGAGAGATGGCTCACCTGGGTGGTGCACTTATTGGCTACATTTACATCAAGCAACTGCAACGCGGTAACGACTGGAGCAAACCGTTCCACAATTTGTTTAAATCTAAATCCAAACTGAAGGTTGTATCTAAAGGTGGTTCTGGTGATGCCCAGCGCGGCACACCACGCCAGGACGAGGTTGACCGTATATTGGATAAAATATCACAAAGTGGGTTTGAGAGTTTAAGCAAACAGGAAAAAGACACTCTAGCCCGCGCCAGCCGAAGTAATGATCGTTAA
- a CDS encoding rhomboid family intramembrane serine protease: MFNNTRNPFANLTPVVKNLLIINIICFIPFVVFPVHLQDQIYEYCAAHYFGSPSFRIWQPITYMFLHGGFAHIFFNMFALYSFGGILEYALGSKRFFNLYFICGLGALALQFIVQIVEVYYITGHFTVAGVTAANVGVRDATSPFLAYDIPNAVKLYGVYNGTIVGASGAIFGLLVAFGMLYPNLELMIMFIPIPVKAKYIIPVYILVELFLGVKQFAGDDVAHFAHLGGALIGFIVIKLWGYGRRNNFY; this comes from the coding sequence ATGTTTAACAATACCCGAAATCCTTTTGCCAATTTAACGCCGGTTGTAAAAAACCTGCTCATCATCAACATCATCTGCTTTATTCCGTTTGTTGTTTTCCCTGTGCATTTACAGGACCAGATATATGAGTATTGCGCGGCGCACTATTTTGGCTCGCCCAGCTTCAGAATCTGGCAGCCTATCACTTATATGTTTTTGCATGGCGGCTTTGCGCACATCTTTTTCAACATGTTTGCGCTATATAGCTTTGGAGGGATCTTAGAATATGCGCTTGGTTCTAAAAGATTTTTCAACCTATATTTCATTTGCGGACTTGGTGCCCTGGCCCTGCAGTTTATTGTGCAGATTGTTGAGGTTTATTATATAACCGGCCACTTTACGGTGGCTGGCGTTACTGCCGCCAATGTGGGTGTACGCGATGCAACAAGTCCTTTTCTGGCTTATGATATCCCCAATGCGGTAAAGCTCTACGGTGTTTATAACGGCACAATAGTAGGTGCATCAGGCGCCATCTTTGGGTTGCTGGTGGCCTTTGGCATGTTATATCCTAACCTGGAGCTGATGATCATGTTTATCCCCATACCCGTAAAGGCTAAATACATTATTCCTGTTTACATACTTGTAGAGTTATTTTTAGGGGTTAAGCAGTTTGCCGGCGATGACGTGGCCCACTTTGCCCACCTGGGCGGTGCGCTAATTGGATTTATTGTCATAAAATTGTGGGGATACGGCAGACGAAACAACTTTTATTAA
- the mutL gene encoding DNA mismatch repair endonuclease MutL, with amino-acid sequence MTDIIQLLPDAVANQIAAGEVVQRPASAVKELVENAIDAGADKIQLILKDAGKGLIQVIDNGCGMSITDARMCFERHATSKIRRAEDLFAIRTMGFRGEAMASIAAIAQVELKSRRTEDELGTCLIIEGSEVISQLPCQATAGTSISVKNLFYNTPARRNFLKSNAVEMRHILDEFQRVALANPQIMFTLHHDLQEVYHLPPGTLKQRIVHLLGNNYNQRLVPVEEDTSIIKLHGFVGKPEFARKTRGEQFFFVNNRFIKDNYLNHAVMTAYEELLPDESFPLYVLFIDIDPSRIDINVHPTKTEIKYQDEKAIYAIIRSAVKRSLGKYNITPSLDFDQENSIQHLITPIPLENITPPSVSFNPDFNPFAQDKPVRTTASSFSGGSGNFQKAAIPTNWDTLYEIARREESSQQELEIEPTQQITIENEQVSKSTERQLFQIHNRFILSQIKSGFMLISQQAAHERILYERFLQQLQNHSGVSQQSLFPQTVTLNGADYELLRELLPDIKALGFDIREFGPNTFIVDGVPADINSSGEHQLLEHLLEGFKNNMALLKLDRRDNLARALARNAAIKAGTKLSLEEMNMLIDQLFACQMPNVALNGKTVISTFKMDELLERFEK; translated from the coding sequence ATGACGGATATTATACAGCTTTTGCCAGACGCGGTTGCCAACCAGATAGCGGCAGGCGAAGTTGTGCAGCGACCGGCATCGGCCGTAAAAGAATTGGTGGAGAATGCTATTGATGCCGGAGCCGATAAAATTCAGCTGATCCTTAAAGACGCCGGCAAGGGCCTGATCCAGGTAATTGATAACGGTTGCGGCATGAGCATTACCGATGCACGCATGTGCTTTGAGCGCCATGCCACCTCAAAAATACGCCGTGCCGAAGATTTGTTTGCCATACGCACCATGGGTTTCCGTGGTGAGGCCATGGCTTCTATTGCCGCTATTGCCCAGGTAGAACTGAAAAGCCGCCGCACCGAGGATGAGCTGGGTACCTGCCTAATCATTGAAGGCAGCGAGGTGATTAGCCAGCTGCCTTGCCAGGCCACCGCGGGCACTTCTATTTCGGTTAAAAATCTGTTTTATAATACCCCCGCCCGCCGTAATTTTTTAAAAAGCAACGCGGTAGAGATGCGGCATATATTGGATGAGTTTCAGCGCGTAGCGCTGGCTAATCCGCAGATTATGTTTACGCTACATCATGACCTGCAGGAGGTATATCACCTGCCGCCGGGCACGCTGAAGCAGCGTATTGTACACCTGCTGGGCAACAACTATAACCAGCGGTTGGTACCTGTTGAGGAAGATACCAGCATTATTAAACTGCATGGCTTTGTGGGCAAGCCCGAGTTTGCGCGCAAAACCCGCGGCGAGCAGTTTTTCTTTGTGAACAACCGTTTTATTAAAGATAACTATCTGAATCATGCCGTCATGACGGCTTATGAGGAGTTATTGCCAGATGAGTCTTTCCCGCTGTATGTATTGTTCATTGATATCGATCCATCACGGATTGACATTAACGTGCATCCTACTAAAACCGAGATTAAATACCAGGATGAGAAGGCCATTTATGCCATCATCCGCTCGGCAGTGAAACGCTCGCTGGGGAAATACAATATCACACCAAGCCTGGACTTTGACCAGGAGAACAGCATTCAGCATTTAATTACGCCGATACCGCTGGAGAACATTACCCCGCCATCGGTAAGCTTCAATCCTGATTTTAACCCGTTTGCCCAGGATAAGCCGGTGCGTACAACAGCATCGTCATTCTCGGGCGGCAGCGGCAATTTCCAGAAAGCGGCCATCCCCACCAACTGGGATACCTTGTATGAGATTGCCCGCAGGGAAGAATCATCCCAACAAGAACTGGAAATTGAACCAACGCAGCAGATCACCATTGAGAACGAGCAGGTAAGTAAATCTACCGAGCGGCAGTTGTTCCAGATTCATAACCGGTTTATCCTGTCGCAAATCAAATCGGGTTTTATGCTGATCAGTCAGCAGGCGGCGCATGAGCGTATCTTATATGAGCGTTTTTTACAACAACTGCAAAACCACTCAGGCGTGAGCCAGCAAAGCCTGTTCCCGCAAACAGTCACCTTAAACGGTGCCGATTACGAGTTACTGCGCGAACTGCTGCCCGATATTAAAGCCTTAGGTTTTGATATCAGGGAGTTTGGCCCGAATACTTTTATTGTAGACGGCGTACCTGCCGATATCAACAGCTCTGGCGAGCACCAATTACTGGAACACCTGCTGGAAGGTTTTAAAAATAATATGGCCTTGTTAAAGCTGGACCGCCGTGATAACCTGGCCCGTGCCCTTGCCCGCAACGCTGCCATAAAAGCCGGCACCAAACTATCGCTGGAAGAAATGAACATGCTGATTGATCAGCTGTTTGCCTGCCAGATGCCAAACGTTGCCCTAAACGGCAAGACCGTTATCAGCACCTTTAAAATGGACGAGCTGCTGGAGCGTTTTGAGAAATGA